The following are from one region of the Stanieria sp. NIES-3757 genome:
- a CDS encoding molybdate ABC transporter, inner membrane subunit, translating into MTFDLSPIWISLKTAITATAIVFFIGIIAARWMLGYRGKAKSIIEGFFTAPLVLPPTVVGFLLLLLFGKNGFLGQFLKLFNFTVIFSWYATVIAATVVAFPLMYKTAFAAFKQIDENLVACARTLGASEWRIFWQIMLPIAKPGLIAGTLLSFARALGEFGATLMLAGSIPGKTQTIPIAIFFAAESGAMDKALFWVLIILTISLGVIIAVNYWTEEKSVTSYQLPVTINKKSKWDIFAKIRFILAFLGSRKSTPHQARSSYPLPQYPIELTVDIQKQLRDFFLDVSFHADQTPLGLLGASGAGKSTIVRCIAGLETPDRGRIVLNGRVLFDSERGINLPPRDRACGFLFQNYALFPHLTVAENIAFGIPKGTSSLAIKQQVEKQLLALDLPEMGNCYPGELSGGQQQRIALARAKASKPEILLLDEPFSALDTYLRDKQERLLRKTLVTYQGVTLFITHNLEEAYRVCPNLIIVDEGKAIAHDSKYNIFEHAPNFRVAQLTNCKNFSRAVAISSQTIQATDWNCTLEVIEPPSSSLAFLGIRAHQILFPDTNTEANTFPCWLATISETQHRMTLYIKLHQPPESPDDYHLQAEVFKEKWQELKKRPFPWDIQLHPLRIMLLQA; encoded by the coding sequence ATGACTTTTGACCTTTCCCCGATTTGGATTTCCTTAAAAACAGCGATTACCGCCACTGCGATCGTATTTTTTATAGGAATTATTGCTGCGCGTTGGATGCTAGGATATCGAGGCAAAGCCAAAAGTATAATTGAGGGATTTTTTACTGCACCTTTAGTGCTTCCGCCTACCGTAGTTGGATTTTTGCTGTTATTACTCTTCGGCAAAAACGGATTTTTAGGACAGTTTTTAAAACTATTTAACTTCACTGTAATTTTCTCCTGGTACGCTACGGTAATTGCTGCTACGGTGGTTGCCTTTCCGTTAATGTACAAGACTGCCTTTGCTGCATTTAAACAAATAGATGAAAATCTGGTTGCCTGTGCCAGAACTCTAGGAGCTTCAGAATGGCGGATTTTCTGGCAAATTATGCTACCTATAGCCAAACCTGGCTTGATTGCTGGCACTTTACTGTCTTTTGCTCGCGCTTTAGGAGAATTCGGCGCAACTTTAATGTTAGCAGGTTCTATTCCTGGTAAAACCCAAACAATTCCGATCGCGATTTTCTTTGCTGCCGAAAGTGGTGCGATGGATAAGGCTTTGTTTTGGGTATTAATTATCCTGACAATTTCCCTTGGTGTCATTATTGCTGTTAATTATTGGACAGAAGAAAAATCAGTTACCAGTTACCAGTTACCAGTTACCATTAATAAGAAGAGTAAGTGGGATATTTTTGCAAAAATAAGATTTATTTTGGCGTTTTTAGGCTCTAGAAAATCCACACCTCATCAAGCCAGATCGAGCTATCCCCTACCGCAATACCCAATTGAATTAACTGTCGATATCCAGAAACAACTCCGCGACTTTTTCTTAGATGTATCTTTTCATGCCGATCAAACACCATTAGGATTATTGGGTGCTTCGGGTGCGGGAAAAAGCACGATTGTGAGATGTATTGCAGGTTTAGAGACCCCAGATCGGGGCAGGATTGTTTTAAATGGCAGAGTTTTATTTGATTCCGAACGAGGGATTAATCTCCCACCACGAGATCGCGCCTGTGGCTTTCTATTTCAAAATTACGCCCTGTTTCCCCATCTTACCGTTGCAGAAAATATTGCGTTTGGCATTCCCAAAGGGACATCTTCCTTAGCGATTAAACAACAAGTAGAAAAACAACTGCTAGCCTTAGATTTACCAGAAATGGGCAATTGCTATCCAGGCGAACTTTCTGGCGGACAACAACAAAGAATCGCCCTAGCCAGAGCCAAAGCTAGTAAACCAGAGATATTGCTACTAGATGAACCTTTTTCTGCCTTGGATACTTATTTACGTGACAAACAAGAAAGATTACTCCGCAAAACCTTAGTTACTTATCAAGGCGTAACCCTATTTATTACCCATAATTTAGAAGAAGCCTATCGCGTCTGTCCCAACCTGATTATTGTAGATGAAGGAAAAGCGATCGCGCATGACTCCAAATACAACATTTTTGAACACGCTCCCAATTTCCGAGTAGCTCAATTGACAAACTGTAAAAACTTTTCTCGTGCTGTAGCTATTTCTTCTCAAACCATTCAAGCCACTGATTGGAATTGTACCCTAGAAGTCATCGAACCCCCCTCATCATCTCTAGCTTTCTTGGGAATTCGCGCCCATCAAATTCTCTTTCCCGACACCAATACCGAAGCAAATACCTTTCCCTGTTGGCTGGCTACCATTAGCGAAACCCAACACCGTATGACTTTATATATAAAATTACATCAGCCCCCTGAAAGTCCCGATGATTATCACCTGCAAGCAGAAGTCTTTAAAGAAAAATGGCAGGAATTGAAAAAACGTCCTTTTCCTTGGGACATTCAACTTCATCCCTTACGAATTATGCTGTTGCAAGCTTAA
- a CDS encoding putative transposase — MFSLDALFCDVDDFCVEFEPQWRTKLLHHQGIKRIRAKSLCLSEIMTILIAFHQNHYRNFKYF, encoded by the coding sequence ATGTTTAGTTTAGACGCTTTGTTTTGTGATGTGGATGATTTTTGTGTTGAATTCGAGCCTCAATGGAGAACAAAATTGTTACATCATCAAGGCATTAAACGAATTAGAGCTAAAAGTCTTTGTTTAAGCGAGATAATGACGATTTTAATTGCTTTTCATCAAAATCATTACCGAAATTTTAAATATTTTTAG
- a CDS encoding photosystem I reaction centre subunit IV/PsaE, which translates to MNNHSEETKNQQSEPTPSNEINTPIEAEERRTGQGTDTDVREGAEPEAPGSTNPQVEGDPNQGTEAR; encoded by the coding sequence ATGAATAACCATTCAGAAGAAACAAAAAACCAACAATCCGAACCAACCCCATCTAATGAAATAAACACTCCTATTGAAGCCGAGGAACGTCGAACGGGGCAAGGAACAGATACGGATGTTAGAGAGGGAGCAGAGCCTGAAGCTCCAGGCTCGACTAATCCTCAAGTTGAAGGCGATCCTAATCAAGGTACGGAAGCTCGTTAA
- a CDS encoding glutathione-dependent formaldehyde-activating GFA, whose product MSNVNPVKGSCLCGAVSLSTTSMNPHVAACHCSMCRKWGGGAFLAVKCDSDVSFQGEENIRIYQSSEWGERGFCNKCGSHLFYRLKQNHQYYVPVGIFDNSEGLIFTDQVFIDEKPDYYSFANETKNMTGAEVFAQFAPPSEN is encoded by the coding sequence ATGTCTAATGTTAATCCTGTAAAAGGTAGTTGCTTATGTGGAGCGGTAAGCCTTTCTACTACCAGCATGAATCCTCATGTAGCAGCGTGTCATTGTAGTATGTGTCGGAAATGGGGAGGCGGAGCTTTCTTAGCAGTTAAGTGTGACAGTGATGTCAGTTTTCAAGGAGAAGAAAATATTAGGATTTATCAATCTTCAGAATGGGGAGAGCGAGGGTTTTGTAATAAGTGTGGTAGCCATCTATTTTATCGATTGAAACAAAATCATCAATACTACGTCCCGGTGGGCATTTTTGATAATAGTGAAGGTTTGATTTTCACCGATCAAGTCTTCATTGATGAAAAACCCGACTATTACTCTTTTGCTAATGAAACTAAAAATATGACGGGAGCAGAGGTATTTGCCCAATTTGCACCTCCATCAGAAAATTAA
- a CDS encoding FAD dependent oxidoreductase: MAYAKLVQYSLNLSHSIIARHVESPAELGERLGSYKGNYYHIDMTLEQMLCFRLLPELANYTTPIKNLYLTGAGTHPGGSISGMPGRNCTRVFLQNKKPISQTFKDAGSSIKSTIKSVFGDK; encoded by the coding sequence ATGGCTTACGCTAAATTAGTTCAGTATTCACTCAATCTCAGCCATTCAATTATTGCTCGTCACGTTGAAAGTCCTGCGGAATTAGGAGAACGCTTAGGCTCTTACAAAGGTAACTACTATCACATTGATATGACTTTAGAGCAGATGCTCTGTTTCCGACTGTTACCAGAGTTAGCTAACTATACAACACCAATTAAAAACTTATATCTCACTGGTGCGGGGACTCATCCTGGTGGTTCAATTTCTGGTATGCCTGGACGCAATTGTACGCGAGTGTTTTTGCAGAATAAAAAGCCCATTTCCCAAACATTTAAGGATGCAGGTAGTTCAATTAAATCGACTATTAAATCGGTTTTTGGTGACAAATAA
- a CDS encoding hypothetical protein (hypothetical protein MicvaDRAFT_1399) produces the protein MFIPNEQPVNGKKKIIVCLGRACRKYHSQSVWDAFKSNLDSEVELIPISCLGQCGNGPMVLVEPEQIWYWQVSPDEVPLIIKQHLQQQHPIKDMLYPKFHKKH, from the coding sequence ATGTTTATTCCTAATGAGCAACCAGTTAATGGCAAGAAAAAAATAATAGTTTGCCTGGGACGGGCTTGTCGTAAATATCATTCTCAATCAGTTTGGGATGCTTTTAAAAGCAATTTGGATTCAGAAGTAGAATTAATTCCAATTAGTTGTTTAGGACAATGTGGTAATGGTCCAATGGTGTTAGTCGAACCCGAACAAATTTGGTATTGGCAAGTTAGTCCTGACGAAGTTCCTCTAATTATTAAGCAGCATTTACAACAACAGCATCCAATCAAAGATATGCTTTATCCAAAATTTCATAAAAAGCATTAA
- a CDS encoding glycine oxidase ThiO gives MKATKDILVIGGGIAGLAIAVDLKLRGASVTVVSRDFTQAASHAAAGMLAPMAEKITNRPMLDLCLKSRWLYPEWVRKLEDLTGIATGYLPSGIVAPVFNLPQSQSDLWLDRATLDLYQPGLGEAVVGGWWYPEDGQVDNRCLVRSLLQAAETLGVEIKEGVAVQAIGQQQGRVTSIFTSEGELEAEQYVLATGSWASQLLPIPVRPVKGQMLSLRMPTDANLHRVLFGDGIYLVPRQDGRLIIGATVEEVGWNPHNTPQGIQNLLNNAIKLFPAVANWQIEEFWAGFRPGTPDELPILGQSSCENLFFATGHYRNGILLAPVTASLIANLILEGKSDPLLSYFSCERFLSQPQPNFNSFNGHKMPLEIQTTVSQQLTTPPTINQTNQLTIAGRTFNSRLMTGTGKYPTIETMQQSVIASGCEIVTVAVRRVQTKAPGHEGLAEALDWNKIWMLPNTAGCQTAEEAIRVARLGREMAKLLGQEDNNFVKLEVIPDAKYLLPDPIGTLTAAEQLVKEGFAVLPYINADPLLAKRLEEVGCATVMPLGSPIGSGQGIKNAANIAIIIEEAKIPVVVDAGIGTPSEAAYAMELGADALLINSAIAMAQDPVAMARAMGLATEAGRLAYLSGRIPVKQYAAASSPVTGTIK, from the coding sequence ATGAAGGCAACAAAAGATATTCTGGTGATTGGTGGTGGGATTGCGGGCTTGGCGATCGCAGTTGACTTGAAGTTACGTGGGGCAAGTGTAACTGTAGTGAGTCGAGATTTTACTCAAGCAGCCTCCCATGCAGCAGCAGGAATGCTTGCGCCCATGGCGGAAAAAATTACCAATCGCCCGATGCTAGATTTATGCCTGAAGTCGCGTTGGCTTTATCCTGAATGGGTTCGTAAATTAGAAGATTTAACTGGTATTGCTACGGGTTATTTACCTTCTGGTATTGTAGCTCCCGTGTTTAATTTACCCCAATCTCAATCAGATTTATGGTTAGATCGAGCTACGCTGGATTTGTATCAGCCTGGTTTAGGAGAAGCAGTAGTTGGGGGTTGGTGGTATCCTGAAGATGGACAAGTTGATAATCGTTGTTTAGTGCGATCGCTTTTGCAAGCTGCTGAGACTCTAGGAGTAGAGATTAAGGAAGGAGTAGCTGTTCAAGCCATTGGACAACAACAGGGTAGAGTAACCAGTATTTTTACTTCTGAAGGGGAACTCGAAGCAGAACAATATGTTTTGGCTACTGGTTCTTGGGCTAGTCAATTATTACCGATTCCTGTACGCCCAGTCAAAGGACAAATGCTCTCGTTGAGAATGCCTACTGATGCTAATCTCCATCGGGTATTATTTGGGGATGGTATTTATTTAGTACCCAGACAAGATGGACGTTTAATTATTGGGGCAACAGTAGAAGAAGTTGGTTGGAATCCTCATAATACACCTCAAGGAATACAAAATTTATTAAATAACGCGATTAAACTGTTTCCTGCCGTCGCTAATTGGCAAATTGAAGAGTTTTGGGCAGGTTTTCGCCCTGGTACACCTGATGAATTGCCGATTTTAGGTCAAAGTTCTTGTGAAAATTTATTTTTTGCGACTGGGCATTATCGGAATGGGATTTTACTTGCCCCTGTTACTGCCTCTCTAATCGCTAATTTGATTTTAGAAGGGAAATCCGATCCTTTATTATCTTATTTTAGTTGCGAGCGATTTTTGTCTCAACCTCAGCCCAATTTTAACTCATTCAATGGTCACAAGATGCCTTTAGAAATTCAAACAACCGTTTCTCAACAACTCACCACACCACCAACTATTAATCAAACCAATCAACTAACTATTGCTGGAAGAACTTTTAATTCTCGCCTGATGACAGGTACGGGTAAATATCCAACGATTGAAACTATGCAACAAAGCGTCATTGCTAGTGGTTGTGAGATTGTCACCGTCGCAGTTAGAAGAGTACAAACTAAAGCGCCTGGACACGAAGGATTAGCAGAAGCTTTAGACTGGAATAAAATTTGGATGTTACCCAATACCGCAGGTTGTCAGACTGCTGAAGAAGCAATTCGAGTAGCACGCTTAGGTAGAGAAATGGCGAAGTTATTAGGGCAAGAAGACAATAATTTCGTTAAATTAGAAGTTATTCCCGATGCTAAATATTTATTACCCGACCCAATTGGAACTTTGACAGCAGCCGAACAGTTAGTTAAAGAAGGTTTTGCTGTTTTACCCTACATCAATGCGGATCCTCTACTAGCTAAACGATTAGAAGAAGTAGGTTGTGCTACAGTCATGCCTTTAGGTTCACCCATCGGTTCGGGACAAGGAATTAAAAATGCTGCTAATATTGCCATTATCATTGAAGAAGCCAAAATTCCTGTAGTAGTAGATGCAGGAATTGGTACACCTAGTGAAGCTGCTTATGCCATGGAATTAGGGGCAGATGCCTTACTCATTAATAGTGCGATCGCAATGGCTCAAGATCCTGTTGCTATGGCGCGGGCGATGGGTTTAGCAACTGAGGCTGGTAGGCTAGCTTATTTATCAGGAAGAATTCCAGTTAAACAATACGCTGCTGCTAGTTCTCCTGTGACAGGGACGATTAAATAA
- a CDS encoding serine/threonine protein kinase, protein MIWRPGEAIQDGKYIIEEILGVGGFGITYRAQDFDLNKLVAIKTANDLVLSKPDFAKHQEKFIQEAFRLAKCSHNHIVQVHDVCQEQGIWCMVMEYITGGDLENKVIEQGILPEKKALLYIRQIGEALSYIHQQGLLHRDVKPSNIMLRNDTGEAVLIDFGLAREFVDGRTLTHTNARTESFAPIEQYYQRAKRGPYTDVHALAATCYFLLTGVQPLPAQFRSQGASLILPKKHNPRINDELNAAIVKGMALEAEHRPQSVQEWLEMIPEVQHIEELEKTSSNPENIYQRLEIYLSGEEWQKADEETYEILLKITNRVKEGWLDYKSTQNLACETIQIIDRLWLKYSEGRFGFSVQRRIWQELGGKIDYKTECALGEKLGWRVNNRWQDSSSIKYTLAASDGHLPWDGHLPDGEFREIGLVGSYARWWCCLILSRCAECEI, encoded by the coding sequence ATGATCTGGAGACCAGGAGAAGCAATTCAAGATGGTAAATATATAATTGAAGAAATATTGGGCGTAGGAGGATTTGGGATTACTTATCGCGCTCAAGATTTTGATTTAAATAAATTAGTTGCGATTAAAACCGCTAACGATTTAGTCTTATCTAAACCCGATTTTGCTAAACATCAAGAAAAATTTATTCAAGAAGCTTTTCGTCTCGCTAAATGTAGCCATAATCATATTGTTCAAGTTCATGATGTGTGCCAAGAACAAGGAATTTGGTGCATGGTAATGGAATATATTACAGGAGGAGATTTAGAAAACAAAGTTATCGAACAAGGTATTTTGCCAGAAAAAAAAGCTTTACTTTATATCAGGCAGATAGGAGAAGCACTGAGCTATATTCATCAACAGGGACTGTTACATCGTGATGTCAAACCATCAAACATTATGTTGCGGAACGATACAGGAGAAGCAGTCTTAATCGATTTTGGTTTGGCAAGAGAGTTTGTTGATGGCAGAACTCTAACTCATACTAATGCTCGGACAGAATCTTTTGCTCCCATAGAACAATATTATCAAAGAGCAAAACGAGGTCCTTATACAGATGTTCATGCTTTAGCTGCTACTTGTTATTTTTTATTAACTGGAGTACAGCCACTACCAGCACAATTTCGTTCGCAAGGTGCTAGTCTAATTTTGCCGAAAAAACATAATCCTCGGATTAATGATGAATTAAATGCTGCTATTGTTAAAGGGATGGCATTAGAAGCAGAACATCGTCCTCAATCAGTGCAAGAATGGTTGGAAATGATTCCTGAGGTTCAACACATAGAAGAATTAGAAAAAACTTCTTCTAACCCCGAAAATATCTACCAACGATTAGAAATTTATTTATCTGGGGAAGAGTGGCAAAAAGCTGATGAAGAAACTTACGAGATTTTACTTAAAATAACTAATCGAGTTAAAGAAGGTTGGTTGGATTATAAATCTACTCAGAATCTTGCTTGTGAAACAATACAAATTATCGATCGCCTTTGGCTAAAATACAGTGAGGGACGTTTTGGATTTTCTGTGCAAAGAAGAATTTGGCAGGAACTTGGTGGTAAGATCGATTATAAGACTGAGTGTGCTTTGGGAGAAAAACTTGGTTGGCGGGTAAATAATCGTTGGCAAGATTCTAGTAGCATTAAATACACTTTAGCTGCTTCTGACGGTCATTTGCCTTGGGATGGACATTTACCAGATGGGGAATTTAGAGAAATAGGATTAGTTGGAAGTTATGCTCGCTGGTGGTGTTGTTTAATTTTGTCCCGTTGTGCTGAATGTGAAATTTAG
- a CDS encoding hypothetical protein (Domain of unknown function DUF1830) yields MSQILDPVPNNEKDTIMCCYVNATSQIQVARITNIPNWYFERVVFPGQRLVFEAVRDALLEIHTGMMASAILSDTIPCERLCINENQASEPEKPTQTESKITENSPNSDRINNNNQLTGNQLKTAVSVN; encoded by the coding sequence ATGTCTCAAATACTTGATCCGGTACCCAACAATGAAAAAGACACGATTATGTGCTGCTATGTAAATGCAACTAGTCAAATACAAGTAGCTCGAATTACTAATATTCCCAACTGGTATTTTGAAAGAGTTGTTTTTCCTGGACAAAGGCTCGTTTTTGAAGCTGTCCGAGATGCTTTATTGGAAATTCATACTGGGATGATGGCTAGTGCTATTTTGTCAGACACGATCCCTTGTGAGCGTCTTTGTATTAATGAAAATCAAGCTTCTGAGCCAGAAAAACCAACTCAAACTGAGTCCAAAATAACAGAGAATTCTCCTAATAGCGATCGCATTAATAACAATAATCAACTTACAGGAAATCAGTTAAAAACTGCTGTTAGTGTAAATTAA
- a CDS encoding Radical SAM domain protein, which translates to MSQKILYVRLPCNPIFPIGVVYLADFVHKLFPNLEQKIFDLGTVPPLDFVPALEQCIDQFQPTLLVFSWRDIQIYAPVGGRGGNPLQNAFEFYYAKNLLTRLKGALGGLKVTTAYYGELWRNLGLINRGLKRARKYNPEARSIVGGGAVSVFYEQLKQKLPQGTIVSVGEGEQLLAKLLRGEDFSDERCYVVGETEPRKRLIHEQPESIEKTACNYDYIAEIWSEFDYYLQENDFYLGVQTKRGCPHNCCYCVYTVVEGKQVRINPADEVVKEMRQLYERGIRNFWFTDAQFIPARRFIPDAIELLQKIVDSGMKDIHWAAYIRADNLSPELCDLMVQTGMNYFEIGITSGSQELVRKMRMGYNLRTVLQNCRDLKAAGFNDLVSVNYSFNVIDETYDTIRQTVAYHRELERIFGADKVEPAIFFIGLQPHTHLEEYAFKNEILKPGYDPMSLMPWTAKKLLWNPEPLGSFFGEVCLQAWQQNPNDFGREVMKILEQRLGIAELEEALSAPVESAKKQLAIISLSK; encoded by the coding sequence ATGAGTCAGAAAATTTTATATGTTCGCCTGCCTTGTAATCCCATTTTTCCGATAGGAGTTGTATATCTGGCTGATTTTGTCCATAAGTTATTTCCCAACTTAGAACAAAAAATCTTTGACTTGGGAACAGTACCACCTTTAGATTTTGTACCAGCCTTAGAACAATGTATCGATCAATTTCAACCAACCCTGTTGGTATTTTCATGGCGAGATATTCAAATTTATGCACCCGTGGGAGGTAGAGGTGGAAATCCTCTCCAAAACGCTTTTGAATTTTACTATGCTAAAAATCTCTTAACTAGATTAAAAGGAGCTTTAGGAGGATTAAAAGTTACTACGGCTTATTATGGAGAACTTTGGCGAAATTTAGGATTAATTAATCGCGGTTTAAAAAGAGCCAGGAAATATAATCCCGAAGCTCGCTCTATCGTGGGTGGTGGTGCAGTTAGTGTTTTTTATGAACAGTTAAAGCAAAAATTACCCCAAGGAACAATTGTTTCGGTTGGAGAAGGAGAACAATTATTAGCCAAACTTCTACGCGGTGAAGATTTTAGTGATGAGCGTTGTTATGTCGTGGGAGAAACAGAACCGAGAAAACGCTTAATTCACGAACAACCAGAGTCAATCGAAAAAACAGCTTGTAATTATGACTACATTGCCGAAATTTGGTCAGAATTTGATTATTATCTCCAAGAAAACGATTTTTATTTAGGAGTACAAACCAAACGAGGCTGTCCTCATAATTGCTGCTACTGCGTTTACACTGTAGTTGAGGGTAAACAAGTTAGGATTAATCCTGCTGATGAAGTAGTTAAAGAAATGCGTCAGCTTTATGAGAGAGGTATCCGCAATTTTTGGTTTACTGATGCTCAGTTTATTCCCGCCCGTAGATTCATCCCTGATGCCATTGAATTATTACAAAAAATTGTTGATTCGGGGATGAAAGATATTCACTGGGCTGCTTATATTCGGGCTGATAATCTTTCTCCCGAATTATGTGACTTAATGGTTCAAACTGGCATGAACTATTTTGAAATAGGGATTACTAGTGGTTCGCAAGAATTAGTCCGTAAGATGCGGATGGGTTACAATCTGCGTACTGTACTGCAAAATTGCCGAGATTTGAAAGCTGCTGGTTTTAATGATTTAGTTTCAGTTAATTATTCTTTTAATGTAATTGATGAGACTTACGATACTATCAGACAAACCGTAGCTTATCATCGGGAATTAGAGCGGATTTTTGGTGCAGATAAAGTAGAGCCAGCAATTTTCTTTATTGGCTTACAACCTCATACTCATCTAGAAGAATATGCTTTTAAAAACGAGATTCTCAAACCTGGATATGATCCGATGAGTTTGATGCCTTGGACGGCAAAAAAACTGTTATGGAATCCCGAACCACTTGGTTCTTTTTTCGGAGAAGTTTGTCTGCAAGCTTGGCAACAAAATCCTAATGATTTTGGACGAGAAGTTATGAAAATTCTGGAACAAAGATTAGGAATTGCTGAGTTAGAAGAAGCTTTAAGCGCACCTGTAGAATCTGCCAAAAAACAATTAGCCATCATCTCTTTAAGCAAATAA
- a CDS encoding pentapeptide repeat-containing protein, which yields MTKIELVRAGQEKHFPGIDLEDEDLSSCQLERVNLAGANLVGTDLRQANLKGARLDGANLLGAQLNLADLRANLLGANLMQTDLSSADLRGSNLRGANLMGAKVSQASLAGAFLSGANLTGVNFQGVDFRGADLRGANLSGANLKGANLAQTDLQGANLSETNLEEVDLRGANLAGANLSGANLLCAETEGANFDGVNLDRACLLGSSTAKNEVNILKQ from the coding sequence ATGACCAAAATAGAACTAGTTCGTGCAGGACAAGAAAAACATTTTCCAGGAATTGATTTAGAAGACGAAGATTTATCTAGCTGTCAATTAGAAAGAGTTAACCTGGCTGGTGCTAACTTAGTAGGTACAGATTTGCGTCAAGCTAACCTTAAAGGCGCGAGATTAGATGGGGCAAACTTATTAGGAGCGCAACTCAATTTAGCTGATTTGAGAGCTAATTTACTAGGTGCTAACTTAATGCAAACAGACTTAAGTAGCGCAGATCTCAGAGGTAGTAATCTGCGGGGTGCCAATTTGATGGGAGCTAAAGTTAGTCAAGCATCTTTAGCTGGAGCATTTTTAAGCGGTGCTAATCTCACAGGAGTCAATTTTCAAGGAGTTGATTTTCGTGGCGCAGACTTAAGAGGTGCTAATCTTAGTGGTGCTAATCTCAAAGGAGCCAATTTAGCTCAAACAGACTTACAAGGTGCTAATCTTAGCGAAACCAATTTAGAAGAAGTTGATTTAAGAGGTGCCAATTTAGCTGGAGCCAATTTATCAGGAGCAAACTTGCTTTGTGCAGAAACTGAAGGAGCAAATTTTGATGGTGTAAATTTAGACCGAGCTTGCTTATTAGGTAGTTCAACCGCAAAAAATGAAGTTAACATCTTGAAACAATAG
- a CDS encoding 2-alkenal reductase translates to MKKYFSSNLEPQNQSPQWRKVQTSLSLMLLGGGLALSGNYLLSIPRLDASIPATSTQAQQNPNSSQQIASIPAPTNFVIDVVNRVGPAVVRIDSARTVETQLPEAFNDPFFRRFFGSQLQGIPEKQVERGTGSGFIVSSDGIILTNSHVIDGADSVSVVLKDGRTFQGKVMGIDSITDMAVVKIQAENLPAVTFGDSDNLQIGEWAIAIGNPLGLDNTVTTGIVSATGRSSSQIGVGDKRIDFIQTDAAINPGNSGGPLLNANGEVIGINTAIIQRAQGLGFAIPINTARNIAEQLIAKGKVDHPFLGIRMASLNPEVKQQLRETQNLDLGNREGVLIIEVLPNSPAAKAGLRGGDVIEMVNGQPIKSADQVQQAVEKTQVGASLPLTLYRQDQTINLNVQVGLLPSNALANK, encoded by the coding sequence ATGAAAAAATACTTTTCGTCAAATTTAGAACCACAAAACCAATCTCCACAATGGCGTAAAGTTCAAACTTCTTTGTCTCTAATGCTATTAGGAGGAGGCTTAGCTTTAAGTGGAAATTATTTATTGAGCATCCCTCGCTTAGATGCGAGTATTCCAGCTACTTCAACTCAAGCTCAACAAAACCCCAATTCTTCCCAACAGATTGCCTCAATTCCTGCCCCAACTAACTTTGTGATTGATGTTGTTAATAGGGTAGGGCCTGCGGTAGTCAGAATTGATTCTGCTAGGACAGTCGAAACTCAATTACCAGAAGCTTTTAACGATCCTTTTTTCCGCAGATTTTTTGGTTCACAATTACAAGGAATCCCTGAGAAGCAAGTAGAACGGGGTACTGGTTCTGGTTTTATTGTTAGTTCTGACGGGATAATTTTGACTAATTCCCATGTAATTGATGGAGCCGACTCGGTTAGTGTTGTGCTTAAAGATGGTCGCACCTTTCAAGGAAAAGTAATGGGCATTGACTCAATTACAGATATGGCTGTAGTCAAAATCCAAGCAGAGAATTTACCTGCAGTTACCTTTGGCGACTCTGATAATCTGCAAATTGGGGAATGGGCGATCGCAATCGGTAATCCTCTTGGTTTAGATAATACAGTTACAACGGGAATTGTTAGTGCGACAGGACGCAGTAGTTCTCAAATTGGCGTTGGTGATAAACGGATCGATTTTATTCAAACTGATGCAGCAATTAATCCTGGTAATTCTGGTGGACCTCTACTAAATGCCAATGGTGAGGTAATTGGTATTAATACAGCAATTATTCAACGCGCCCAAGGATTGGGTTTTGCCATTCCGATTAATACTGCTAGAAACATTGCCGAACAGTTAATTGCGAAAGGAAAAGTAGATCATCCGTTCTTAGGAATTCGCATGGCTTCTTTAAATCCAGAAGTCAAACAACAACTGAGAGAAACTCAAAACCTCGATTTAGGAAATAGAGAAGGGGTATTAATCATCGAAGTACTGCCAAATTCTCCTGCTGCTAAAGCAGGTTTGCGCGGTGGTGATGTGATTGAAATGGTTAATGGTCAACCTATTAAATCTGCCGATCAAGTACAACAAGCCGTAGAAAAAACTCAAGTAGGAGCAAGCTTACCTCTAACTTTATATCGTCAAGATCAAACGATTAATTTAAATGTTCAAGTTGGTTTATTGCCAAGCAACGCTCTTGCTAATAAATAA